In Chiloscyllium punctatum isolate Juve2018m chromosome 26, sChiPun1.3, whole genome shotgun sequence, the sequence GATTTTCTCCCTGAGATCAGCTCCAACCTGGACCGTATCTCCATCCAGCAGCGTCTCCTCACGGAAGCAGCGACAAGGGtcagaccgacagagagagagagagagagagatggacctgGACAGTTTGGAGGCCAGTAACGAGAGTGTGTCCCGGGTGAACCAGAGCCTAATCGGGGTGGCTGGAGGACCAGAGGTGGTGATCGTGCCTGTCGCCTTCAGTTTAATCTTCGTCCTGGGCATGGTGGGTAACAGCCTGGTGATCGTGGTGCTGGGGCGGACCAAATCCAGGAGGTCTCGGAGCACGACCAACACCTTCATCCTGAACCTCAGTGTGGCCGACCTGTCCTTCCTGCTGTGCTGTGTGCCTTTCCAAGCCACCATCTACTCCCTGCCCGAGTGGGTCTTCGGCGCTTTCCTCTGTAAGTCGGTGCACTACTCCTTCACGGTCTCCATGCTGGTCAGCATCTTCACGCTGGTCACCATGTCGGTGGACCGCTACATCGCGGTGGTGCACTCCAAGCGGCCGCCGGCCATCCGCAACAGGAGGAACGCCTCTCTGGCGGTGGCGGCGATCTGGCTGCTGTCCTTGTTCAGCGCCGTCCCGGTCGCTCAGCACCAGAGCCTGGTCACCGGCTACCACCGCGCCCCCAACTGCTCCTTCTGCTGGGAAGTCTGGCACGACCGCACCCTCAAGCAGCTCTACAAGGTCA encodes:
- the galr1b gene encoding galanin receptor type 1b, yielding MDLDSLEASNESVSRVNQSLIGVAGGPEVVIVPVAFSLIFVLGMVGNSLVIVVLGRTKSRRSRSTTNTFILNLSVADLSFLLCCVPFQATIYSLPEWVFGAFLCKSVHYSFTVSMLVSIFTLVTMSVDRYIAVVHSKRPPAIRNRRNASLAVAAIWLLSLFSAVPVAQHQSLVTGYHRAPNCSFCWEVWHDRTLKQLYKVTILVIGYLLPLLLICCCYAKVLFHLHKKVKNMSKKSKRSKKTAQTVMLLVAVFLLSWLPHHIINMWVEFGYFPLNDASFAFRIISHCMTYGNSCINPIIYAFLSENFRKASRQVFSCKFPFPQPIEEKVVRIRMENFSTTPSTTNA